A single region of the Streptomyces sp. ITFR-16 genome encodes:
- the glgP gene encoding alpha-glucan family phosphorylase: MKAIRRFTVRPVLPDSLQPLSDLAHNLRWSWHTETRELFRSVDPAAGRTAECDPVRLLGAVSAGRLAELAGDEAFLHRLGEVSADLREYLEGPRWYQEHQAETGSLPAAIAYFSPEFGVTAALPQYSGGLGILAGDHLKAASDLGVPLIGVGLLYRHGYFRQSLSRDGWQQERYPVLDPNELPLTLVREADGTPSQVVLSLPGGRTLHAQIWQAHVGRVPLLMLDSDVEDNAPGEREVTDRLYGGGSEHRLLQEILLGIGGVRAVRTYCRLTGHPAPEVFHTNEGHAGFLGLERIRELSDAGLDFDSAVESVRSGTVFTTHTPVPAGIDRFDRELVARHFGDDGELPGVPADRVLQLGRETYEGGDPGVFNMAVMGLRLAQRANGVSTLHGAVSREMFAGLWPGFDAPEVPITSVTNGVHAPTWVAPEVYRLRAGSGPAPGRWDSAAEIPDRQLWELRRTLREQLVSEVRERLHASWRTRGAEAAELGWIDGVLDPGVLTIGFARRVPSYKRLTLMLRDRDRLRGLLLHPERPIQIVVAGKAHPADDSGKRLVQELVRFADDPRVRHRIVFLPDYGMAMAQKLYPGCDVWLNNPLRPLEACGTSGMKAALNGCLNLSVLDGWWDEWFEPDFGWAIPTADGSALDEDRRDDLEANALYELIEDRVAPRFYDRGSEGLPERWIEMVRRTLGTLGPKVLADRMVREYVERLYTPAAVARRTLDAAKARELAGWKSRVRAAWPGVAVDHVEAVTPTGSGGSAELGATLALRVRITLGALEPDDVEVQAVAGRVDSADAISDAQVFPLKPAGGQDLEGRWLYDGPLALDRTGPYGYTVRVLPAHRLLANGAELGLVAQPTETTGEGAGVLMR, translated from the coding sequence GTGAAGGCCATTCGTCGATTCACCGTGCGTCCCGTCCTCCCCGACTCCCTTCAACCGCTCAGCGACCTCGCGCACAATCTGCGCTGGTCCTGGCACACCGAGACCCGTGAGCTCTTCCGGTCCGTCGACCCGGCGGCCGGCCGGACGGCGGAGTGCGACCCCGTACGCCTGCTCGGTGCCGTGTCCGCCGGCCGGCTCGCCGAGCTGGCCGGGGACGAAGCGTTCCTGCACCGTCTCGGCGAGGTGTCCGCCGACCTCCGGGAGTATCTGGAGGGCCCCCGGTGGTACCAGGAACACCAGGCCGAGACCGGCTCACTGCCCGCAGCCATCGCCTACTTCTCACCCGAATTCGGGGTGACCGCCGCCCTCCCGCAGTACTCCGGCGGGCTCGGCATCCTCGCCGGTGACCACCTCAAGGCCGCCAGCGACCTGGGCGTCCCGCTCATCGGCGTCGGCCTGCTCTACCGGCACGGCTACTTCCGCCAGAGCCTGTCCCGGGACGGCTGGCAGCAGGAGCGCTATCCCGTCCTCGACCCCAACGAACTCCCGCTCACCCTGGTGCGGGAGGCCGACGGCACCCCGAGCCAGGTGGTGCTGTCCCTGCCCGGCGGCCGGACGCTGCACGCCCAGATCTGGCAGGCCCATGTGGGCCGGGTGCCGCTCCTCATGCTCGACTCCGACGTCGAGGACAACGCCCCGGGCGAACGCGAGGTCACCGACCGGCTCTACGGCGGCGGCAGCGAACACCGGCTGCTCCAGGAAATACTGCTGGGCATCGGCGGGGTGCGCGCCGTGCGGACCTACTGCCGGCTCACCGGCCACCCCGCCCCCGAGGTCTTCCACACCAACGAGGGGCACGCCGGCTTCCTCGGCCTCGAACGCATCCGGGAGCTCTCCGACGCCGGCCTGGACTTCGACTCCGCGGTGGAGTCCGTCCGCTCCGGCACCGTCTTCACCACCCACACCCCGGTCCCGGCCGGGATCGACCGCTTCGACCGCGAGCTGGTCGCCCGTCACTTCGGCGACGACGGCGAACTGCCGGGCGTCCCCGCCGACCGCGTCCTCCAGCTCGGCAGGGAGACGTACGAGGGCGGCGATCCCGGTGTCTTCAACATGGCGGTGATGGGGCTCCGGCTCGCCCAGCGGGCCAACGGGGTCTCCACGCTGCACGGCGCGGTCAGCCGGGAGATGTTCGCCGGCCTGTGGCCGGGATTCGACGCCCCTGAGGTGCCGATCACCTCCGTGACCAACGGGGTCCACGCACCCACCTGGGTCGCCCCCGAGGTCTACCGGCTGCGGGCCGGGTCCGGGCCCGCCCCGGGCCGCTGGGACTCCGCCGCGGAGATTCCCGACCGGCAGCTCTGGGAGCTGCGCCGCACCCTGCGCGAACAGCTCGTCAGCGAGGTGCGTGAGCGGCTGCACGCCTCCTGGCGCACCCGGGGCGCCGAGGCCGCCGAGCTCGGCTGGATCGACGGGGTGCTCGACCCCGGCGTGCTCACCATCGGCTTCGCCCGCCGGGTGCCCTCGTACAAGCGGCTGACGCTGATGCTGCGCGACCGCGACCGGCTGCGGGGGCTGTTGCTGCATCCCGAGCGGCCGATCCAGATCGTGGTGGCGGGCAAGGCGCACCCGGCCGACGACAGCGGGAAGCGGCTGGTCCAGGAGCTGGTCAGGTTCGCCGACGACCCCAGGGTGCGCCACCGCATCGTCTTCCTGCCCGACTACGGGATGGCGATGGCCCAGAAGCTCTACCCGGGCTGCGATGTCTGGCTGAACAACCCGCTGCGCCCGCTGGAGGCGTGCGGTACGAGCGGGATGAAGGCCGCGCTCAACGGCTGCCTCAACCTGTCCGTGCTCGACGGCTGGTGGGACGAGTGGTTCGAGCCGGACTTCGGCTGGGCCATCCCGACGGCCGACGGCTCCGCGCTGGACGAGGACCGGCGCGACGACCTGGAGGCGAACGCGCTCTACGAGCTGATCGAGGACCGGGTCGCCCCGCGGTTCTACGACCGGGGGAGCGAGGGGCTCCCCGAGCGCTGGATCGAGATGGTCCGCCGCACGCTGGGCACGCTGGGTCCCAAGGTGCTGGCCGACCGGATGGTCAGGGAGTACGTGGAGCGGCTGTACACCCCCGCCGCCGTCGCCCGGCGCACGCTGGACGCGGCGAAGGCGAGGGAGCTGGCCGGCTGGAAGTCCCGGGTCAGGGCCGCCTGGCCGGGGGTGGCCGTCGACCATGTGGAGGCGGTGACGCCGACCGGGTCCGGCGGCTCGGCGGAGCTGGGCGCCACGCTGGCGCTGCGGGTCCGGATCACGCTCGGGGCGCTGGAGCCCGACGACGTGGAGGTGCAGGCGGTGGCCGGCCGGGTGGACTCGGCCGACGCGATCTCGGACGCCCAGGTCTTCCCGCTGAAGCCGGCGGGCGGTCAGGACCTGGAGGGCCGCTGGCTGTACGACGGTCCGCTCGCGCTCGACCGCACCGGTCCGTACGGCTACACCGTGCGGGTGCTGCCCGCGCACCGGCTGCTGGCCAACGGCGCGGAGCTGGGCCTGGTCGCCCAGCCGACGGAGACGACGGGCGAGGGCGCGGGCGTGCTGATGCGCTGA
- a CDS encoding M4 family metallopeptidase, protein MRSTHSRRTTATGALITAAALLAVGVQTGTATATPGAGTAKAAAASSKENPGALPKQLSPSQRAELIRQASAGTAATAKELGLGSQEKLVVRDVIQDNDGTTHTRYERTFSGLPVLGGDLVVQESKAGTTQSVIKASKATTAQLKAVDTAADVAPAVATKQALGAAKAAGSDKAVADKAPRKVVWMASGKPQLAYETVVGGLQEDGTPNALHVVTDATTGAKLFEWQAIENGVGNTEYSGQVTLGTAPSYTLTDTGRGNHKTYNLNHGTSGTGTLFSGSDDVWGDGTPQNAETAAADAHYGAAETWDYYKNVHGRTGIRGDGVGAYSRVHYGNNYVNAFWDDSCFCMTYGDGSGNANPLTSLDVAAHEMSHGVTSNTAGLVYSGESGGLNEATSDIFATAVEFYANNATDKGDYLIGEKIDINGDGTPLRYQDKPSRDGASKDAWYSGIGNVDVHYSSGPANHFFYLLSEGSGAKTINGVNYDSPTSDGLPVTGIGRDKAEKIWFKALTTKFNSTTNYAGARTGTLAAAGELYGTTSAEYKAVADAWAGINVGSRPGGGTDPGGTVFENTTAVAIPDRGAAVTSSVNVTGRTGNAPSALKVGVDITHTYRGDLVIDLVAPNGTTYRLKNSSSSDSADNVQTTYTVNASAVAANGTWKLKVQDVYAGDTGRINSFKLTF, encoded by the coding sequence GTGAGATCCACGCACAGCCGTCGTACCACCGCGACCGGCGCTCTGATAACCGCAGCAGCACTCCTCGCCGTAGGAGTCCAGACCGGGACGGCCACGGCCACCCCCGGTGCCGGCACGGCCAAGGCCGCCGCCGCCTCCTCCAAGGAGAACCCGGGCGCACTGCCCAAGCAGCTCTCGCCGTCGCAGCGTGCCGAGCTGATCCGCCAGGCGTCCGCGGGTACCGCGGCCACCGCCAAGGAGCTCGGTCTCGGCTCCCAGGAGAAGCTCGTCGTCCGGGATGTCATCCAGGACAACGACGGCACTACGCACACGCGTTACGAGCGCACCTTCAGCGGGCTTCCGGTACTCGGCGGCGACCTGGTCGTCCAGGAGTCGAAGGCCGGCACGACCCAGAGCGTCATCAAGGCGTCGAAGGCCACCACCGCGCAGCTGAAGGCCGTCGACACGGCCGCGGACGTCGCTCCGGCGGTGGCCACGAAGCAGGCGCTCGGTGCGGCCAAGGCGGCGGGCTCGGACAAGGCCGTGGCCGACAAGGCGCCCCGCAAGGTCGTCTGGATGGCCTCCGGCAAGCCGCAGCTCGCCTACGAGACCGTGGTCGGCGGGCTCCAGGAGGACGGCACCCCGAACGCCCTGCACGTGGTCACGGACGCCACCACCGGCGCCAAGCTCTTCGAGTGGCAGGCCATCGAGAACGGCGTCGGCAACACCGAGTACAGCGGCCAGGTCACCCTGGGCACCGCTCCCTCGTACACGCTGACCGACACCGGCCGCGGCAACCACAAGACGTACAACCTGAACCACGGCACCTCCGGGACGGGCACCCTGTTCTCCGGCTCCGACGACGTCTGGGGCGACGGGACCCCCCAGAACGCGGAGACCGCGGCGGCCGACGCCCACTACGGTGCGGCCGAGACCTGGGACTACTACAAGAACGTGCACGGCCGGACCGGCATCCGGGGCGACGGCGTCGGCGCGTACTCCCGCGTCCACTACGGCAACAACTACGTCAACGCCTTCTGGGACGACAGCTGCTTCTGCATGACGTACGGTGACGGCAGCGGCAACGCCAACCCGCTGACCTCGCTGGACGTCGCGGCCCACGAGATGAGCCACGGTGTCACCTCCAACACCGCCGGCCTGGTCTACAGCGGTGAGTCCGGCGGCCTCAACGAGGCGACCAGCGACATCTTCGCCACCGCCGTGGAGTTCTACGCGAACAACGCCACCGACAAGGGCGACTACCTCATCGGTGAGAAGATCGACATCAACGGCGACGGCACCCCGCTGCGCTACCAGGACAAGCCGAGCCGTGACGGCGCGTCCAAGGACGCCTGGTACTCGGGCATCGGCAACGTCGACGTGCACTACTCGTCGGGTCCGGCCAACCACTTCTTCTACCTCCTCTCGGAGGGCAGCGGCGCCAAGACCATCAACGGCGTCAACTACGACTCCCCGACCTCCGACGGCCTGCCGGTGACCGGCATCGGCCGCGACAAGGCCGAGAAGATCTGGTTCAAGGCGCTCACCACGAAGTTCAACTCCACCACGAACTACGCGGGCGCCCGCACGGGCACCCTCGCGGCGGCCGGTGAGCTGTACGGCACCACGAGCGCCGAGTACAAGGCCGTGGCCGACGCCTGGGCCGGCATCAACGTCGGCTCGCGCCCCGGCGGCGGCACCGACCCCGGTGGCACGGTCTTCGAGAACACCACCGCCGTGGCCATTCCGGACCGCGGTGCGGCCGTCACCAGCTCGGTCAACGTCACCGGCCGTACGGGCAACGCGCCCAGCGCCCTCAAGGTCGGCGTGGACATCACCCACACCTACCGCGGTGACCTGGTCATCGACCTGGTCGCGCCGAACGGCACGACCTACCGGCTGAAGAACTCCTCCAGCAGCGACTCCGCGGACAACGTCCAGACGACGTACACCGTCAACGCCTCGGCGGTGGCGGCCAACGGGACCTGGAAGCTCAAGGTCCAGGACGTCTACGCGGGCGACACCGGCCGGATCAACAGCTTCAAGCTGACCTTCTGA
- a CDS encoding alginate lyase family protein — MRTGTIGRGLGLATALAALITGLFMAPASAGRPAPAAAPAEAAAPAAFTHPGVLVSRPQLDFVRSRVQAGAQPWKSAYDQMMGSKYASLSRTAKPRAVVECGSYSNPNYGCTDEREDAIAAYTLSLAWYLTQDSRYAQKAIEIMDAWSAVIRDHTNSNAPLQTGWAGSSWPRAAEIIKYTYSGWPNSGRFATMLRDVYLPKVINGSNSNGNWELSMTEAAIGIAVFLEDRTSYDKAVAKFRGRVPAYIYVTADGALPKTAPGSGLDTRDKIINYWQGQSTFMDGLSQETCRDLTHTGYGISAVSHIAETSRIQGQDLYPEIAERLRQALGLHSKYQVGNPVPSSLCGGSLKDSLGPVTEVGFNALHNRMGIAMTNTQTLTERQRPAGSNNLFVAWETLTHANNPN, encoded by the coding sequence ATGCGCACCGGAACCATCGGGCGCGGCCTCGGCCTCGCCACCGCCCTCGCGGCACTGATCACCGGCCTGTTCATGGCCCCGGCCTCGGCCGGCAGACCCGCACCCGCCGCCGCCCCGGCCGAGGCCGCCGCACCCGCGGCCTTCACCCACCCCGGCGTGCTGGTCAGCCGCCCCCAGCTCGACTTCGTCCGCTCCAGGGTGCAGGCCGGCGCCCAGCCCTGGAAGAGCGCCTACGACCAGATGATGGGCAGCAAGTACGCCTCGCTCAGCAGGACGGCCAAGCCGCGCGCGGTCGTGGAGTGCGGCTCGTACTCGAACCCCAACTACGGCTGCACCGACGAGCGCGAGGACGCGATCGCCGCGTACACGCTCTCGCTGGCCTGGTACCTCACCCAGGACAGCCGCTACGCGCAGAAGGCCATCGAGATCATGGACGCCTGGTCGGCCGTGATCCGGGACCACACCAACAGCAACGCCCCGCTGCAGACCGGCTGGGCGGGCTCCTCCTGGCCGCGGGCCGCCGAGATCATCAAGTACACGTACAGCGGCTGGCCGAACTCCGGCCGCTTCGCCACCATGCTGCGCGACGTCTATCTGCCCAAGGTCATCAACGGCTCGAACAGCAACGGCAACTGGGAACTGAGCATGACCGAGGCCGCGATCGGCATCGCGGTCTTCCTGGAGGACCGCACCTCGTACGACAAGGCCGTCGCCAAGTTCCGCGGGCGGGTCCCCGCGTACATCTATGTGACCGCGGACGGTGCGCTGCCGAAGACCGCGCCGGGCAGCGGGCTGGACACCCGCGACAAGATCATCAACTACTGGCAGGGCCAGTCCACGTTCATGGACGGCCTCTCGCAGGAGACCTGCCGCGACCTGACCCACACCGGATACGGCATCTCGGCCGTTTCGCACATCGCCGAGACCAGCCGGATCCAGGGGCAGGACCTCTATCCGGAGATCGCCGAGCGGCTGCGCCAGGCGCTCGGGCTGCACTCCAAGTACCAGGTCGGCAACCCCGTTCCGTCCTCGCTGTGCGGCGGGAGCCTCAAGGACAGCCTGGGGCCCGTCACCGAGGTCGGGTTCAACGCGCTGCACAACCGGATGGGCATCGCGATGACCAACACCCAGACCCTGACCGAGCGGCAGCGGCCCGCCGGGTCCAACAACCTGTTCGTCGCCTGGGAGACGCTGACCCACGCGAACAACCCGAACTGA